The DNA segment ATATGATGGATGTTACGAATGAAACATTGCAAGCAGTAGGTGTTGAAAATGTGTTGACAGTTGAGGTATACAACAAATCTGACTTAGCTGATTTGAACTATCCGAATGTTAGCGGAAATAACATCTGGATTTCTGCAAAAGAAGGTGCTGGATTAGACGAATTACTCGAATTGATTCGCACTCATATTTTTGCTGACTATAAGACATGTCGAATGCTTATCCCTTATGAACGTGGGGACGTGGTATCTTATTTAAATGACCAAGCATCTGTTCACACCTCTGAGTATGAAGAGGATGGTACATTATTAAAAGTCGAATTAAAACAAGCTGATTATGACCGTTACCAAGAGTTTGTTCTTGGAAAATAAGAAAACGCATTTCCGATTTTATCTCGGGAATGCGTTTTTTTCTTTTCTTTATACTTCTTGGTACTGAATGTTATGAAGTCGTGCGAACAAACCATCAGCTTTTACTAAGTCTGAATACGTACCATCCTCTGCAATCCCGTCTTTGGTAACAACTAGGACGCGGTCAGCATCCCGAATTGTTGCAAATCGGTGAGCGATAATAAGCGTTGTCCGATTTTCAGCAAGTTCTGCTAAAGATTGTTGAATGATTTTTTCGGTTTCTGTATCAAGAGCAGAAGTTGCCTCATCCAAAATTAGGATTGGTGGATTTTTCAAGAACATACGAGCGATTGCTAAACGTTGCTTTTGGCCACCTGATAATTTCAAGCCTCGTTCACCAATTTGTGTATCAAATCCATCAGAAAGTTCCGAAATGAATTCTTGTAAATGAGCTTTTCGAGCAGCCTCTAGTACTTCGTCATCTGTTGCCCCTTTTTTACCATAGGCAATATTCTCACGGACCGTTCCTGTGAACAAGAATACATCTTGTTGAACAATTCCGATTTGAGATCGTAAAGAGTGTTTTGTCATATCCCGAATATCTAGTCCATCTATTGAGATTGATCCTTTTGTTACATCATAAAATCTTGGGATCAATGAACAAATCGTTGTCTTACCAGCACCAGAAGGACCAACAAAGGCTACAGTTTCCCCAGCTTTCACCTTGAGATTAATACCTGAGAGTACTTTTTTGTGTTCATCATAACCGAAGTCCACATCATTAAACCAAATGTCACCGTTTAAATGATCAACCGTTTTTGCGTGTTCTCGATCCACGATTTCTGGATCTTGCTCAATTAAATCTAAGAATCGTCTGAAGCCAGCCATACCTTTTGGATAAAGTTCAAGTAGAGCACTTATCTTATCGACGGGTTTAATTAAAACATTTATAAATAAGACAAAGCTAACAAGCTCTCCATTCGTTAATTTATCGTTAATATTGAACCAGGCGCCAACAACCAATACGACCAATGTCATAAGACGAGTCATCATGTAAATACTGGAATGTGTTCCAGACATTACTTTGTAGGCGACCAGTTTAGCTAACCGGAACTGTCCATTGTCATGTTTAAAGCGATGGATTTCAAACTCTTCATTTGTGAAAGATTGAACAACACGAGCACCAGAAACACTGTCTTCTACTCGACCATTTACATCGGCAATTTTGATGTACATGTTCTTCCATGCTCGATTCATTTTAATATTACTAAATGCCACAAGTACTGTAAGGAATGGAACCATAATAATCGCAATGATAGCAAGCTCAGGATTGATGTTGTACATAATCACAAATGCACCAATAAACGTCATGATTGCGATAAAGAAGTCTTCAGGACCATGGTGGGCGAGCTCGCCAATGTCAAATAAATCGTTTGTAATACGGCTCATCACATGGCCAGTTTTGGTATTGTCAAAAAAACGGAAAGATTGGCGCTGTACATGAGTAAAGAGCTGTTCACGCATGTCCGTTTCTATATTAATACCTAGCTTGTGTCCTAAGTAACTAACAATATATTGTAGTACGGTACTAATTAAATAAATGGCTAGTAACAGGACACTAACTGTGACAATCGTATCCCATTCTTCGGTTGGAAGTAATTCGTCAATAAACCATTGAACAGCTAATGGGAAAGCCAACTCTAAAATAGCCACGATAATAGCACTGCTGAAGTCGATTATAAACAATCGTCTATGTGGACGATAATACGAAAAGAATTTTTTTATCATTAAGTTTCTCCTTGATGTTTTGATATAAGAATTATAGCCGAAATATCCAAAACACGACATAAAAACTTCTAAACTCGAAGGATTTTAAAGTATTTCAAGTTCCGAATGTTTTTTGACAATTAAAAGATGGAACGTTAAACTGTTAAAGTTGTCTTTATACTGATATAGCAATTAAACCTTTATTATCAGTATATTTTGTACATTCTACATAAAAAAGGAATGTGTATTTCTTAAAATTTAAAAGAAAGAAGTGAAAAATATGGCGACAAGAGAAGAGATTGTAAAGTCCGTTCCTCAAAAAGGATTCTTTGGACATCCAAAAGGCTTATTAAGCTTATTCTTTACAGAGTTTTGGGAGCGTTTTTCATACTACGGTATGCGCGCAATCTTGCTCTACTATATGTACTATGAACTAAATCAAGGCGGACTTGGTTTAGAACAATCTACTGCAAACTCGATTATGGCAGTATACGGGTCACTTGTATATATGTCCGGGATTATCGGAGGATGGATTGCTGACAGATTACTTGGAACGACCAAAACCGTATTTTACGGTGGTATAGCCATCATGTTAGGCCACGTTGCTTTGTCGTTACCGGGTGGAATAAATACATTGTTCATATCGATGGCATTTATCATCATTGGTACAGGTTTATTAAAACCTAATATTTCAAGTATTGTCGGAGAAATGTATTCAGATAACGATGTCCGTCGTGACTCTGGTTTCAGTATTTTCTACATGGGAATCAACATGGGTGCATTTATCGCACCATTAGTAGTAGGTACAATTGGCCTTAAATATAACTTCCATTTAGGCTTTGGTATTGCTGCAGTTGGTATGTTATTAGGATTAATCGTCTTTATGATTACCAAAAAGAAATACCTTGGTTTAGCTGGTTCATATGTGCCGAACCCCATTGCAAAAGGTGAGCGTAAGAAAATTTTCGGACGTTTGGCAATTGCTCTACTTGCCATTATTATTATTGGTTTTATTTTAATTCAAACTGGAGTTATGACAATTAATGTATTTACGATGATTGTGTCAATTTTAGGTATTGTAATTCCTACGATTTACTTTATCGTAATGTACCGAAGTGCCAAAACAAATGCAGATGAGAAATCACGTGTTCTTGCGTATATCCCACTATTTATCTCGGCTATGGTATTTTGGGCGATAGCAGAACAGGGTGCCATTATTTTAGCTCAATATGCAGACCAGCGAACAGACTTAACGATTGGATCTTGGACAATATCTCCAGCTTGGTTCCAATCTTTAAACCCTCTATTCATTATTGCAATTGCGCCAGTATTCGCATGGCTTTGGGTACGTCTTGCTGAAAGACAACCATCTACACCGAAGAAATTTGCGTTAGGTTTATTCTTTGCAGGTATGTCATTCTTAGTGATGATTATCCCAGCTTACCTATATGGAACCGAAACATTAGTTAGTCCATATTGGTTAGTGTTAAGTTTCTTCCTAGTAGTAATTGGTGAATTACTTCTTTCTCCAGTTGGTTTATCAGTAACAACAAAACTAGCACCGGGTGCATTTGCTGCCCAAACGATGAGTTTGTGGTTCTTAACAAATGCTTCTGCACAAGCAATTAATGCTCAAGTTGTAAAATTGTACAGCCCTGAAAATGAGATCATCTATTTTGGTGTCATCGGTGGGATTGCATTAGTAATCGGTTTATTGCTGTATTTATTTGCTTCAAAAATCGAAAACCTTATGCGTGGAATACGTTAATAATAAAACACAAAGAGCTTACCGGATGATTCGTTTATCGGTAGGCTTTTTTGTGTTCTTTTACTATCCGGTTGTTTATCGTACATTTGCGCTAGCTGCACGTTCCGTATGAGCCAACATGAATGAAATCCACATACTTATTTGTCTCATTATTCAAAGAGTACCTCCTGTGGTTACTCGTCTCAAAAAACAGGGGCTGTCCTAAAAGTCATGAAATATGACTAAGGGCAGTTAATTTTTTATTGTTAGTAGAGGTTGATTTCCGTTGTAGTCGGACGCTTTCCGCGGGCGAGGTCGAGCCTCCTCGGTCGCAAAATGCTCCCTGTGGGGTCTCGACTGTCTCGCTTTTCCCGCTGGAAAGATATTGGACGAACTGTCATTCGTCCAATATCTTTGCGACGAGTAACCGCAGGAGCACATGTTTTCCTCGCCGCCTACCACTCCAATCAACCATTCATAAGTTCATCATGTGCAAAACAGAAAATTATAACTGTTTACAATTTCTAATTTAGATGCAAATAAAAGACTCATGTTTCTCCACTTATTTTATATTAGGACTTACTAGACATTATGGCCCCAAATACTTTCTTGCGGGATGCTAGACGCAAATGTCTGCTTCCTCTGTATTTAATATCAACAGAATGGATTACTAGCAAAAATAAATAAAGCAGAAAGAGGTCGAAATTGCATCTTCGACCGAACGTCTAACTAAAGAAACTTTCTAATCTTTAGTTAACCAAAATGTGTGCATTCAGGTTGCAAGGGAGCGAAGGACGCACACCCGTCGCAGGATGATCTGAAAAATAATTTGGTGAAGTGACGCAGTCACAAACCCAACTAGTTGTTCTTTAGATTATTGTGTGGCAGGTGTCGTGTCTGAAGCGGACTTGAAACCTGTCATTCTCAATTAATATCCATCTAGGTCTTGATTAATAAAAGTTTCCTCCTGCGGCAAGCTAAGCGTAAATTGTACTCATTTGTATGTTTAACAATATCGCTTACTATAAAAATTTTAAATATTACCAATTGAAACCTTTTAAGAGTAAACCCGTATTAATAGAAGAAAAGAAAATACAGGTAAAGGTGGAGATAACATGAATAAATGGAAGACACTCATGGTTGCTAGTGTTTTAACACTAGGTTTAGCCGCATGTAATTCAACTGCAACTCCTACTTCTGAAACGGCTAAAGATAAAACAAGCGAATTAACACTTAAGCAAGTTTTCGAAAAGTCTCTTGCGCAATCGGAATCTATTAAAAGCTTAAATGCAGATATTGAAATGGCGCAGTTCATCGAAGTGCCTTCGCAAAATGTCGAGATGAATACAGAAACTAAAATGACCATGGACATGCTTGTAGATCCTTTAAGTATGTACCAAAAAGGTACAACATCTACAACGGTTCCAGGGCAAGGTTCTTCTGCACAACCACAAGAAGTTGAGATTGAAAGTTATATGACAGAAGAGGGCTTCTTTATGAATCAAAGCATGTCGGAACAATGGTTGAAACTACCAACAGAAATGTTTGAGCAAATGATGGCAGTGTCTCAAAAGCAAGCAGATCCATCTCAGCAGTTGAAAGATTTAGAAGTGTTTATGGACGATTTTACGTTTGAACAAACAAAAGATATGTATATATTAAATTTGTCTGCATCAGGAGATAAATTTAATGAATTTATCAAGAAACAATTAACTGAAACAATGCCCGAAATGCAGCTAGACCAAGAAGAAATGCTGAAAGGCATGAATATAAAAAAAGTGGATTATGAAATATTCATTGATAAAGAAACCTTTAATACAACTGCTTTTAATATGATCTTGGAAATGAATGTAACGGTTGAAGGTGATGTAATGAAGATGTCTCAAAATATGAAATCTACTTTCAATAAATTTAATGAAATCGAACCGATTTCAGTGCCTCAGGAAGTAATAGATAGCGCACAAGAAATGTAAATTGACAGCCTTTCCAATTCGGGAAGGCTGTTTTTTATTGAGGAAAAATCCATTTCCGCTAAATGAAAATCATTTTCATTTAGCAGTTGACCTGGAAAATAATAGTGCTATAATTATTTTTAGAGTAAATGATAATGATTTTCATTACCATTTAGCGATTACTCTAAGTGTGTAGAATTGGGGAAATATAATGAAGAAAACCATATTAATCGTGGCGCTAGTCATATTATCAATTGGGTCATTGTTTGTTGGAGTTAGTTCCATAACACCAGCTGATTTAATCGATTTTAAATCAGAAGAAACACAAATCTTTCTGATTAGTCGACTACCACGCTTGGTCGCCATCCTACTTGCTGGTGCTGGAATGAGCATCGCTGGTTTAATTATGCAAAGTCTAAGTAGGAATAAGTTTGTTTCCCCAACGACTGCAGGAACGCTCGATGCAACACGTTTAGGTATTCTTGTATCGATGTTGCTTTTCACAAATGCATCGATGTTAGAAAAAATGACAGTAGCCTTTGTATTTGCGCTTGCCGGCACGTTTTTATTTATGCAAATACTTAATCGTATTAAGTTCAAGGACGCTATTTTTATTCCCCTAGTAGGTATGATGTTCGGAAATATTCTTTCGTCCATCGCTACTTTCTTTGCCTATAGAGCAGATGTAATTCAAAATATGTCTGCGTGGCTACAAGGTGACTTTTCTATGATGATGAAAGGTCGCTATGAGCTACTATATATAAGCATCCCAGTTCTAATTGTCGCTTATTTATTTGCAAACCGGTTTACTGTCGCGGGAATGGGTGAAGATTTTTCGGTGAATTTAGGTCTTCATTATAAAAGGATTGTAAATTTGGGTTTAATTTTAGTGGCTTTAATTACGGTGACAGTTGTTTTGACAGTTGGTGTTATTCCGTTTCTAGGGTTGATCATTCCAAATATTGTATCCATTTTTAAAGGAGATCATTTAGAAAAGACGTTGCCACATACCGCACTTCTTGGTGCACTTTTCTTATTGGTGTGTGACATATTGGGTCGAATTATCATTTTCCCTTATGAAATTCCTATTAGTTTAATGGTAGGAGTTATAGGCAGTGGGATTTTCCTTTACCTATTGTTCAGAAGGAGGGCCTATGCGTAATTCAACAAAGTTATTTATACTACTAGGTTTGTCCATCATTTTTGTGGGAGTATATTTATTTCAAGGTTTAAATGGAAGCTATGACTATGCGCTACCACGTCGTGGGATTAAGGTCCTTGCAATGGTCATAACCGGTTGTGCGATAGCTTACTCAACCGTGATTTTTCAAACGATTACACATAATCGTATATTGACTCCAAGCATTATGGGGTTAGACGCTTTATATTTGTTGTTACAAACTGTGCTTATCTTCTTTTTAGGGTCTGATCACATAACCATCGTTAACAAACAAGTGAATTTCATATTGTCAGTAATGGCGATGATTATTTTTGCGCTATTGTTGTACAGATTTTTGTTCAACAACAGTAAAGTCAATCAACCCATTTACTTTCTATTATTAATAGGCATTATTGTCGGTACATTTTTCTCAAGTATATCTACATTCCTGCAAGTTCTTATCGACCCGAATGAGTTTTCTATTGTTCAGGATCGAATGTTTGCAAGTTTTAACAATGTAAGTACCGATTTGGTTTGGTTAGCTCTCATTATCACGGCTATTGTATTTCTAATTGGGTGGCGTTCCATTCATTTTTTAGATGTACTTTCGTTAGGACGTGAGACGGCGATCAACCTTGGTGTTCCATATGAATCAATTGTTAAGAAGATGTTAGTCATTTCGGCGGTATTAATTGCTATTTCAACTGCATTAGTTGGTCCTATTACGTTTTTCGGCTTGATAGTGGCAAATTTATCCTATCAATTCTTTAAAAGTTATCGACATTCGATCCTTATAACAGGCGCGATGCTTATGAGTATAGTCGCCTTGGTTGGCGGACAATGGGTAGTCGAAAGAATATTTACTTTCTCCACAACACTTAGCGTCATTATCAACTTTATCGGCGGTGTTTATTTTATCTACTTACTATTAAAGGAGAGTAAATCTACATGATCCAAGTTAGAGATTTATCAAAACTTTATGGGAAAAAAGCTGTCGTCGATCAAGTGTCTATAGATATAGTTCCAGGCACCATCACATCGTTTATCGGACCTAATGGTGCTGGGAAATCTACTCTATTATCAATGATAAGTCGTTTGTTAGATGCTGATTCCGGAGAAGTGTTGCTCGATAAGAAGAATATCAAAAAGATTAAATCAGGTGAGTTGTCTAAAAGGGTTTCGATTTTAAAACAATCAAACCAGGTTAATGTCCGTTTGACTGTCAAAGAACTTGTGGGATTTGGGCGCTTTCCGTATTCAAAAGGTCGCTTAACTGAACAAGATATGATAAAAGTCAATGAAGCTTTAAGCTATATGGATTTGTGTGAACTAGAAGACTCTTATTTGGATGAATTATCTGGTGGACAGAGACAAAGAGCATACATAGCCATGGTAATTGTTCAAGATACGGATACGATCTTGCTTGATGAACCATTAAACAACTTAGATATGAAACATTCAGTGCAAATCATGAAAATTTTACGAAGATTAGTGGATGAACGAGGAAAAACAGTCGTAATCGTTTTGCACGATATTAACTTTGCTTCCGTCTATTCAGATCGAATTGTTGCTTTGAAAGACGGTAGAGTAATAAAAGATGGCCTAACAAACGATATCATTCAGTCAGATGCGTTAAAAGAAATTTATGATATGGATATTCATGTACAACAACTAAACAATTGTCGTATTTGTGTTTACTTTAATTCGACATTACAAGGAGAAGAATAAAATGAAAAAGTGGTCATTATTTATCATTACTACATTGATGTTAGTGGTATTAACAGCGTGTGGAAGTTCAGAAGAAGCTACCGAGAAAGTTTCGGCTTCAAAAGAAGAGCCAAAAACAGTAACAATAAAACATGAACTTGGTGAAGCGACAGTTCCAGTAAATCCAAAAAACGTAGTTGTTTTTGACTTCGGTGTGTTGGATACATTAGACGAATTAGGTGTTGAAGTTGCGGGTGTTCCTCAAGCATCTATACCTGACTATTTGGAAAAATATGCTGGTACAGAATACACAAATGTTGGAAGCTTAAAAGAAGCTGACTTTGAAGCTATTCACGAGATGAACCCAGACGTAATTTTCATATCAGGACGTCAAGCTGATATGTATGAAGAATTCGCTAAAATTGCTCCAACTATATATGTAGCAATAGATAACGAAAACTATATGCAATCATTTACTGAGAATATGGAAACAATAGCTTCTGTATTTGATAAAAAAGAAGAAATGGATGCAGAATTAGAATATGTTAATGCTTCAATTGAGGCTATTCATGAAAAAGCAGCAAATCTTGATCAAAAATCGTTAATCGTTATGAGCAATGAAGGAAAAGTAAGTGCATATGGACCAAGCTCTAGATTTGGGATTTTGCATGATGTGTTTGGCTTCAAAGCGGCAGACGAAGGGATTGAAACGTCAACTCATGGTCAAAATATTACGTTTGAGTATATTTTAGAAACGAATCCAGATATTTTATTCGTGATTGATCGTGATGCAGCTGTAAATGCGGATGCAAATGCCAAGGGTACAATTGAAAATGAACTTGTTAAAAAAACGAATGCATTTAAAAATGGTAATATTCATTACTTAAATCCTGGCCAATGGTACTTATCAGGTGGAGGTTTACAATCAGTTAAATTAATGGTGAAAGATGCAGAAGCTGCACTGTAAGCTTAATTTCATTTAATAAAAAAAGTAGCGGGCATATAAAATGCTCGCTACTTTTTTGGGAATTATTAGTACATAAATCCTACAGGTGAATTTTTCACAACTACAATTACTTTATGCTCGTCTAGCTTTTCTTCTAATTGCACTGCTTCTGGTTGACTAAATCCTAACTCTTCAAATTGTGCGCGAAGCTCGTCTCCTTTTTTACGGAAAACATTTGCAATCGATGTTCCTAATCCTTGTTCAGTAACACCAACTGTATTCGCATCTGCCATGTCAGCTACCTGATTTGTACGGTGATTTTCATGCGTAAGTACATAAATATCATCTTCATGAACACCTTTAGTTTTAATATCTTGAATCCCAAGTATGGCTTCTTCATCAGTTACATATTCTTTATACATTACCGTCATTTTAAAATCCTCCTTTAAATCGTTTATATTCTGACACGTTAGTACTCTACCACTGGAGGAATGAATTAAACGTAACTCATTTGATTTGAAACGAAAGTCATAGTCATTCGACAAATTCCAGGAAATTAGTAGAAGGAATATGATAAGATTATTATAAATAAGGAGCGTGAATGTCGTGAAGAAATGGTTTTATTCGTTGGCTATTTTGATGCTCATCGGCTTTATTGCCTTATATTTTAGTTTTACTTATGAAGAAATGATTGAGTTTGATGAAAAAATAGGAAAAGCACTGATTGGAAATGAATTTATTCGTTTCTTCCATTATATTGGCGAACCTATGTGGATTGGTTCTGCAGCAATTTTATTGATTTTATATTTAGCATTTAGAAGAGGTAACCACCGTGGCGTGTTATTTGTGTTATTTACGGTAGCTGGTGGAAATTTATTGAATCATACCTTAAAGGAATGGGTGCAAAGGGTACGCCCAGATATTCCTCACCAACTAACTAGTTTTAGTTTTCCTTCGGCTCATGCAATGGTTGGCTTATTGTACTTATTTACGTATGCTTATTTATTAACCGAAAGTCAAATGTCTATGAAACGACGTATTGCAATTTGGCTTAGTGCAATTGTGCTAACGTTACTAGTGGGCTTATCACGTATTGCTGGAAATCATCATTATGGTACGGACGTGGTAGCTGGCTGGATGTGCGGCTATGCTTTCTTCGTTGTAGTGGTGGTATGGTATGAATGGCGAAATCGCAACTTCAAAAAAAGAATAATCCAACCAGAATAGACGGAAGCTTACGCTATTTACTACGTAGGATTCTTTTTTGAAAGAAAAGAACGTATATAAATTTAGAGTGCCATGAACCCGTGTTCATGGCATTTTTATTGTATCAATATGAACATTGTTATATGTATTTTCTGGTGAGAATAATTATTGGCAAGTGGGAGAAAGAACCTGTTCAAGATATAGAAAACATTCTCTTGTACAAAGAGACTGTTGAATTCATGACTTCAAAGTTGAAGATATTTGTGTAACTGAAACTTTTCTCATAAAATAAATTTAACAGATGGATAGAGAAAGAAGATGGGGAAATGGATGGAAATGTACTATTTGCATTAGCATTAACACTCTTTGCAGGTTTAGCAACAGGTATTGGAAGTTTATTAGCTTTAGTAACTAAACGAACAAACACCAAATTTTTATCGTTAGCACTAGGTTTTTCAGCAGGGGTCATGATTTACGTTTCAATGATTGAAATTTTTGTAAAAGCCAAAGATGCCTTAGTTAATGAATTAGGTTCTTCTCAAGGGTATTGGTTAACTGTTATCGGGTTCTTTAGTGGAATATTTTTAATTGCATTAATCGATAAATTATTGCCGAAATCTACTAATCCTCATGAAGTTAAAGGTGTGGAGGATATGGATAAACAACCATCTAATGACGAACATTCAAAATTAATGCGTATGGGTTTATTTACAGCGCTGGCGATAGGAATTCATAATTTCCCAGAAGGAATTGCAACGTTTGTCTCCGCCTTACAAGATCCTAATTTAGGGATTGCTATAGCTATTGCAGTAGCGATCCACAATGTACCTGAAGGAATTGCCGTTGCAGTGCCAATTTATTACGCAACTGGGGACCGTAAAAAAGCATTTAAATGGTCATTTTTATCTGGATTAGCAGAGCCTGTTGGTGCTGTTTTTGCTTTTTTAATATTAATGCCATTTTTAAATGATATAATGTTCGGTATGATTTTTGCCGGAGTGGCGGGTATTATGGTGTTTATTTCGTTAGATGAATTATTACCTGCTGCTCAAAGATACGATGAAGCGCATCTGTCTATTTATGGTGTAGTAGGTGGTATGGCTGTGATGGCACTAAGTTTGCTATTAATTGCGTAGAAGGAAAGTGCACGTTTCTTACATTGCTAAGGAACGTGCTTTTTAGCAAAATAAGAAAGTATATAAATTTGAAGTGCCATGAATCCAGTATTCCGGGTATTTTAAGGAGTAGGTTCTAGTATGATACCGCTGATTTGAGCTCCAGGCGGAAGCTTTCCAAGGGGCGGGCGGAGAGCCTCCTCAGGCCAACACGATGTTGGTCACAAAGGCGTTGTCACATGATGTGACGTTCTTAGACTTTGTTCCACTTATCGCTCCACTGCGGGGTCTCACCTGTCCCGCTAATCCCGTAGGAAAGATATTGGACGAACTGTTATTCGTCCAATATCTTTGCGACGAGTAACCGCAGGAGCACATGCTTTTTTCGCCTCCTTCCGCTTCAATCAAGTAAATGTTTTCGAATTGATCATAAAAGAAAATACAACTTAAAAAGAAGGGATTGCGGAACGGTGGTTTGCATGATGAACACTGAAATTCTGGTATTTTGAGCAAGTATTTCTCTTTTTAGAAATAGTGTAGAAGAAGTATTCCTGCTAGCTGTGTCGCTCAAGATTTCAAATAATTCTCACTAAAAATAGAATTCGTTGCAATGATGGATAAATTCACACTAGTTGATTGAAGCGCAGGTGGCGACTTCTGCGGGAAAAGCTTGAGCTGAAGACACCGCAGGAAAGATGCTGGCCAAAAGCCAGTGTCTTTGCGACGAGTAACCGCAGGAGCACATGTTTTCGCAGTGACGAGGAGACTGAAGCCAAGCCCGCGAAAAGCGTCCACCGTAGCGGAAATAAACGGGTATCTATGGTTACCCATCTTAAAGGACCGGGCGTACTTTGCCCGGTTTTTCTTATGTATCAAGCTCTCCAGGTTGTGTAAAATATCTCCAAACCATAGATTTGTTTCTTCTACCGTCGGGGTCGCTCAAATTGATTGCTAAGCCTTACGGTATTGCGTGTGTGTGTCTATACCACTATACTATTGTGTAAAGACAAATGATGACATGTGTCATGACAAGGAGATTATGTATGACTACCATAAAAGAAAAAGAAGTTAAGCCTTTAACACGTAATAAATTATTAGGGATAGCCGGGCTTGGATGGATGTTCGATGCGATGGATGTGGGAATTTTATCATTTGTTATCGCAGCTTTAGCTATTGAATGGAACTTATCTCCAGGTCAAATGGGTTGGATTGGCAGTGTAAATTCTTTTGGTATGGCAATAGGCGCACTTGTATTTGGTTTACTTGCCGATCGAGTTGGTCGTAAGCGTGTATTTATAATTACGCTGGTCCTATTCTCTGTGGCAAGTGGACTTTCTGCATTTTCCACAACTCTGGCTATCTTTTTGATATTTAGATTTTTTGTAGGGATGGGTCTAGGTGGAGAACTTCCTGTGGCGTCAACTCTTGTAGCGGAAAGTGTGGAAGC comes from the Paenisporosarcina antarctica genome and includes:
- a CDS encoding iron chelate uptake ABC transporter family permease subunit, giving the protein MRNSTKLFILLGLSIIFVGVYLFQGLNGSYDYALPRRGIKVLAMVITGCAIAYSTVIFQTITHNRILTPSIMGLDALYLLLQTVLIFFLGSDHITIVNKQVNFILSVMAMIIFALLLYRFLFNNSKVNQPIYFLLLIGIIVGTFFSSISTFLQVLIDPNEFSIVQDRMFASFNNVSTDLVWLALIITAIVFLIGWRSIHFLDVLSLGRETAINLGVPYESIVKKMLVISAVLIAISTALVGPITFFGLIVANLSYQFFKSYRHSILITGAMLMSIVALVGGQWVVERIFTFSTTLSVIINFIGGVYFIYLLLKESKST
- a CDS encoding peptide MFS transporter; translation: MATREEIVKSVPQKGFFGHPKGLLSLFFTEFWERFSYYGMRAILLYYMYYELNQGGLGLEQSTANSIMAVYGSLVYMSGIIGGWIADRLLGTTKTVFYGGIAIMLGHVALSLPGGINTLFISMAFIIIGTGLLKPNISSIVGEMYSDNDVRRDSGFSIFYMGINMGAFIAPLVVGTIGLKYNFHLGFGIAAVGMLLGLIVFMITKKKYLGLAGSYVPNPIAKGERKKIFGRLAIALLAIIIIGFILIQTGVMTINVFTMIVSILGIVIPTIYFIVMYRSAKTNADEKSRVLAYIPLFISAMVFWAIAEQGAIILAQYADQRTDLTIGSWTISPAWFQSLNPLFIIAIAPVFAWLWVRLAERQPSTPKKFALGLFFAGMSFLVMIIPAYLYGTETLVSPYWLVLSFFLVVIGELLLSPVGLSVTTKLAPGAFAAQTMSLWFLTNASAQAINAQVVKLYSPENEIIYFGVIGGIALVIGLLLYLFASKIENLMRGIR
- a CDS encoding ABC transporter ATP-binding protein, whose translation is MIKKFFSYYRPHRRLFIIDFSSAIIVAILELAFPLAVQWFIDELLPTEEWDTIVTVSVLLLAIYLISTVLQYIVSYLGHKLGINIETDMREQLFTHVQRQSFRFFDNTKTGHVMSRITNDLFDIGELAHHGPEDFFIAIMTFIGAFVIMYNINPELAIIAIIMVPFLTVLVAFSNIKMNRAWKNMYIKIADVNGRVEDSVSGARVVQSFTNEEFEIHRFKHDNGQFRLAKLVAYKVMSGTHSSIYMMTRLMTLVVLVVGAWFNINDKLTNGELVSFVLFINVLIKPVDKISALLELYPKGMAGFRRFLDLIEQDPEIVDREHAKTVDHLNGDIWFNDVDFGYDEHKKVLSGINLKVKAGETVAFVGPSGAGKTTICSLIPRFYDVTKGSISIDGLDIRDMTKHSLRSQIGIVQQDVFLFTGTVRENIAYGKKGATDDEVLEAARKAHLQEFISELSDGFDTQIGERGLKLSGGQKQRLAIARMFLKNPPILILDEATSALDTETEKIIQQSLAELAENRTTLIIAHRFATIRDADRVLVVTKDGIAEDGTYSDLVKADGLFARLHNIQYQEV
- a CDS encoding ABC transporter permease, producing the protein MKKTILIVALVILSIGSLFVGVSSITPADLIDFKSEETQIFLISRLPRLVAILLAGAGMSIAGLIMQSLSRNKFVSPTTAGTLDATRLGILVSMLLFTNASMLEKMTVAFVFALAGTFLFMQILNRIKFKDAIFIPLVGMMFGNILSSIATFFAYRADVIQNMSAWLQGDFSMMMKGRYELLYISIPVLIVAYLFANRFTVAGMGEDFSVNLGLHYKRIVNLGLILVALITVTVVLTVGVIPFLGLIIPNIVSIFKGDHLEKTLPHTALLGALFLLVCDILGRIIIFPYEIPISLMVGVIGSGIFLYLLFRRRAYA
- a CDS encoding iron ABC transporter ATP-binding protein; this translates as MIQVRDLSKLYGKKAVVDQVSIDIVPGTITSFIGPNGAGKSTLLSMISRLLDADSGEVLLDKKNIKKIKSGELSKRVSILKQSNQVNVRLTVKELVGFGRFPYSKGRLTEQDMIKVNEALSYMDLCELEDSYLDELSGGQRQRAYIAMVIVQDTDTILLDEPLNNLDMKHSVQIMKILRRLVDERGKTVVIVLHDINFASVYSDRIVALKDGRVIKDGLTNDIIQSDALKEIYDMDIHVQQLNNCRICVYFNSTLQGEE
- a CDS encoding DUF6612 family protein, with amino-acid sequence MNKWKTLMVASVLTLGLAACNSTATPTSETAKDKTSELTLKQVFEKSLAQSESIKSLNADIEMAQFIEVPSQNVEMNTETKMTMDMLVDPLSMYQKGTTSTTVPGQGSSAQPQEVEIESYMTEEGFFMNQSMSEQWLKLPTEMFEQMMAVSQKQADPSQQLKDLEVFMDDFTFEQTKDMYILNLSASGDKFNEFIKKQLTETMPEMQLDQEEMLKGMNIKKVDYEIFIDKETFNTTAFNMILEMNVTVEGDVMKMSQNMKSTFNKFNEIEPISVPQEVIDSAQEM